CTGGCGACAGCATCATTAATCTTGCGGCTGATGCGGTTGATAAAGCTCCATCCAGTGAGTTCTACAGATGCGTTCTTGCTGAAAACCTTGCGCGGGGGGGTATGCTCGAGCAGTCCAGAGAGCAGATACACTGGATGCGTCTTGAAGGATATACAGGTTATTCTTACTGGCAGGCCTGTGCTGAACTGGCAGAAGCGGAAGAAGATGATGAAAGACGGATATGGGCTTTGAGAAGAGCACAGGAAAGTAGGAATTGTCCTGATACTGCCAGAAATCTCGGCTGGGCACTTTACATTTCCGGAAGGGATGCCCTGAGAGATGGTGACCTTGTTTATTCCAGGGAACGTTTTCAGGAAGCACTGCAAACCGGGGATTCCACTGAGGTTTTTGTTGTGAAGTCCGACTCTTTACTGAATTTGATAAATGAGTTTGAGAACCGCGCTGCTCTTATTGATTAGCATTCTGCTGCTTCTTCTCGCTGGAAGATGTCTGCGGAGACCGCCCTGGCCCGGGACTGGTGAAGAAACAAAAGATAGAACTTCTGAAGTACAATAGTCAGCATATTTCAGAATAATACGCAGTTGATTATTATTGAGTTGCTTACTGATATTGTGTATGTTATCATGATAACGATTCAATTAACAGGGGAATGGAATTTTGATCAAGAAAGCCTTTAAATCCTTTTTCGGTGACAGACAGAACAAGAAAACAAGCGAACTCATGCCTTATGTTCAGGAGGCCAATGAGTATTCTGCGCAACTGGAAACCCTGTCTGAAGAGGAACTGAAGGATTACACAAGACAGTTCCGGGTTCGGCTAGCTCAGGGTGAGACACTTGACGAGATCATGTGCGAATCCTTTGCAGTGATTAAGGAAGCCTGCCGACGCCTCCTTAGGAAATCATGGATGGTCTCAGGCAGCGAGCTTGAATGGAACATGGTTCCTTTTGATGTTCAGATAATGGGTGCCGTTGTTCTTCATCAGGGTAGAATTGCCGAGATGGCAACCGGCGAAGGAAAAACTCTTGTAGCTGTTATGCCGATGTACCTGAACGCTCTTGAGCTTAATCCCGAATGGGTTTCACTCGCGGTGGAGGAATGGGGCGATAATCCCGAAGATTGGAAATTTGAACCGCTGCAGGATATTCCGGTCGGGAGGGGAGCGCATCTGGTTACAGTAAACGATTACCTTTCAAAAAGAGATGCTGAGTGGATGAGTGGCGTCTACGAATACATGGGATTATCAATTGGCTGCATCCAGATGGAGATGTCTCCTGAGGAGCGCAGGAAACAGTACCTGAACGATATTACATACGGTACGAATAATCAGTTCGGTTTTGATTACCTGCGTGACAACATGGCTGTGCGTCTTGAAAACAGAGTCCAGCGTGAACATAACTACGTTATTGTTGATGAGGTGGACAGTGTTCTTGTTGATGAAGCAAGAACTCCTCTTATCATCAGCGGTCCTGTTGCAAGATCCAAAAACCGTTACAAGGAATACCGAAACGATGTTCACAAGCTTGTCAGAAAGCAGACACTTCTTGTCAACAGAATAGCAGCCGAGGCTGATGAACTGTGGGAAAGTGGCAATATTGAAGATGCAGCTCTGCTTTACCTGAAAGCAAAGAAGGGTGCCCCTAAACAGAAAAAACTCGTTCGTTCTCTGCAGGACCCGGACAAACTCCAGGCGATTCAGAGGATGGAAGGTGTCCTCCTTCGTGAAAAAAGAACTCATGAACTTGATGAAGACCTTCTATTCTCAATGGATGAGAAAGAAAAATCAATAGCCCTTTCCGAAAACGGCAGAAAGACACTTTCTTTGGAAGATCCGGATTTCTTCCTTCTGGAAGATATCGGGGACGCGATAGCTGAGATAGAGATGCAGGATATCCCCGAGGAGGAAAAACTCGAACTTAAACAGAAGGCATACCTTGATCATTCCAGGAAAGCTGAAGCGCTTCATAATATCGACCAGCTCCTGCGGGCTTTCCAGTTATATGAGAAGGATGTTGAGTATGTGATGCAGGATGGCAGAGTTGTAATTGTAGATCAGTTCACAGGACGTCTTATGCCTGGAAGGCGTTTCAGTGACGGTCTTCATGAGGCTCTTGAGGCTAAGGAGAATGTTGAGATAAGAAGCGAAACCCAGACGCTTGCGACAATAACCATTCAGAACTACTTCAGGATGTACTCCAAACTTGCGGGAATGACAGGAACCGCCGAGACTGAAGCAGACGAATTCGAGAGTATCTACGACCTGGATGTTGTTGTAATACCGACCAATGTCCCTGTTGTACGTCAGGATCTGAATGATCAGGTCTACCGGACAAGACGGGAGAAATTCAACGCCATTATTGCTGAAATTGAGAGGCTTCACTCCATGGGTCAGCCCATACTTGTCGGTACCGTATCTGTGGATATATCGGAGCTGCTCTCAAGGCTGCTGAAGGCAAGGAAGATTCCTCACAGTGTGCTAAACGCAAAGCAGCATAAAAGCGAGGCTGAGATAATATCACGAGCAGGGCAGAAAGGTGCTGTTACCATCGCGACCAATATGGCGGGACGCGGTACGGACATTAAACTCGCGGAGAATATCAAGGAAGTTACAGATGGCAGTGGAACAACTTTTCCCGGAGGTCTTTTCGTAATAGGCACAGCCAGACACGAATCGCGAAGGATTGACAGGCAGCTCCGAGGAAGAAGCGGACGCCAGGGAGATGCGGGAACAAGCAGATTCTACCTTTCGCTTGAAGATGATCTTTTCAGGCTGTTTGCCTCCGAAAAACTCATTGATTTCATGAAGAAAAGCGGCGGAGATGACGAAGGGGAGCCCATCGAACACACATTGCTCACAAAGGCCATCCAGAAAGCTCAGAAAAGAGTTGAGGAATACAACTTCGGAATCAGAAAACACCTTCTGGAATATGATGATGTAGTTAACCGGCAACGGGAAGTTATCTATTCCAGGAGGCTTCAGGCCCTCACAGGTGAGAATCTTTCGGAAGAAGTTGATGACATGGCAGGTGCTGTTTCATCGCATATTCTTATTGAATCTATCCCCGACGATACCGAGGCTGAGGAATGGGAACTTACACGCGGACAAGTGCTTCTGGGAGAACTCTCAGGTTCGAAAATTGACCTGTCCGATCTGTTTTCAGGGGAACATACGGCTGAGGAAGCCAGGAATATCGCCGCTGACAGGATATTGGATTACTACAGGATGAAGAAGGAAAGGATCGGACCTGAGCTGTCCGCTGAACTCGAGAAGCGAGCTGTTCTTGGTTCAATTGATTCCATGTGGCGGGAGCATCTATACGGAATCGATCACCTTAAATCCGGAATTGGGCTGAGAGCCTACGCTCAGCGCGATCCACTTGTTGAGTTCAAAAAGGAAGCTTTCGGACTGTTTGAAGAACTGTTGGACAGGATAGATAAACTTGTCGTGCGGCAGGTCCTCACATTATGGCCTCGAAGTGCCAGAAGTGACATGCCTGAAAACCGGGAAGTCAGCGGGAACGCGATGCATCCCTCCGCTGTTCTGCCGAATATAAGCCCCGGAGAAGGGAGAAAACCCCAGGATGGAGGGCGACAAAGTACTGTTGTCAGGAATCAGCCAAAAGTGGGCAGAAACGATCCGTGCCCATGCGGCAGTGGTAAAAAATACAAGAAATGCTGTGGAAAGTGAAAGGAGAAAAGCATGGCTAATAATGGGAAAGGCGAGTTCTGGGCATTCATTGCGGGTGTACTGACCGGAGGTATAGTAGCGCTTCTCTACGCTCCTGCCAGAGGCAAAGAGACGAGAGAAAAAGTAAGGGTGACTTCTGAAGATCTTCGAGAGAAGGGTGAGGAATTCTATTCCCTGGTTCGCGAAGAAGCTGAAAAGCTTATTGCAGCAGGGAAAGAGAAGTATGCGGAAGCTTCTACATTAGGCAAAGAGAAGTACGATGAAAGCAGAGAGAAGCTTGAAGAGTCCAGGGAAAAGCTTGAGGAAGCAAAGGAAAAAGGCAAGAAAAAAATCGAGGAAGTAATAGAAAAGCTTAAAAAAGAAGATAAGAAACACGAAAAGGAAAGTGCCAAATAGCAGAGATCGCGTATTAATCTGGGGTGACGGTGCGGTTGGAACAGGGCTTGCCGTTGCTCTTTCATGCTCTCTGGATGTTGTCCTGATAGGCCCTCCCGGTTGTGGCCGCGGAAGAATCCGGCTCGAATCCACAGGAGAATTCAGCGGAGAAGCAAGAGTTGATAAATTCGAAGCCGGTGATAATGTAGACGGTGAATACTGCGTTATCGCAGTGAAAGCCTTTGATTTAAAAGATGTTTCGTCACTGGCGGAAAGTTCTACTTCAAACCGCTGTATCTGCTTTACAAACGGCATGGGTCTTGAAACCGAATGGGGCGATTCGTGGAGTGAAAGAGTAGAACCTGCTGTACTCACGGCAGGATTTCTTCTTATGGATCAGCGGTTTGTTGATACGACTCCGGGTGAACTTATTCTTTCTTCTGACGGCACCGCGAGGTCACTGTTCAAGGATTGCGGAATTCCAATTGAAATTACTGATAGTATGGATACTGTCCGATGGGCAAAATGGCTTGTCAACAGCGTTATCAATCCTCTGAGCGCTCTTGCTGGGGTGAGGAACAACCAGCTGCGTCATGCGAGATTGAGTTCTTTGATCGAAAAACTATTTCGGGAACTTGTTAATGTGATCCCGTTCGGTTACAGGGAAGCTGCTGAAAAGGAAGCTTCTGTAATGCTGGATTTCCTGCTTTCCTCTTCCGGAAACAGATCAAGTATGCTGCAGGATATCGATGCGAATCGAAGAACGGAAATCGATTTTCTGACAGGCTTATTCGAAAAACGGCTGCCGGGTAAATGCCCGGCAGCCGCT
This genomic interval from Candidatus Aegiribacteria sp. contains the following:
- the secA gene encoding preprotein translocase subunit SecA, giving the protein MIKKAFKSFFGDRQNKKTSELMPYVQEANEYSAQLETLSEEELKDYTRQFRVRLAQGETLDEIMCESFAVIKEACRRLLRKSWMVSGSELEWNMVPFDVQIMGAVVLHQGRIAEMATGEGKTLVAVMPMYLNALELNPEWVSLAVEEWGDNPEDWKFEPLQDIPVGRGAHLVTVNDYLSKRDAEWMSGVYEYMGLSIGCIQMEMSPEERRKQYLNDITYGTNNQFGFDYLRDNMAVRLENRVQREHNYVIVDEVDSVLVDEARTPLIISGPVARSKNRYKEYRNDVHKLVRKQTLLVNRIAAEADELWESGNIEDAALLYLKAKKGAPKQKKLVRSLQDPDKLQAIQRMEGVLLREKRTHELDEDLLFSMDEKEKSIALSENGRKTLSLEDPDFFLLEDIGDAIAEIEMQDIPEEEKLELKQKAYLDHSRKAEALHNIDQLLRAFQLYEKDVEYVMQDGRVVIVDQFTGRLMPGRRFSDGLHEALEAKENVEIRSETQTLATITIQNYFRMYSKLAGMTGTAETEADEFESIYDLDVVVIPTNVPVVRQDLNDQVYRTRREKFNAIIAEIERLHSMGQPILVGTVSVDISELLSRLLKARKIPHSVLNAKQHKSEAEIISRAGQKGAVTIATNMAGRGTDIKLAENIKEVTDGSGTTFPGGLFVIGTARHESRRIDRQLRGRSGRQGDAGTSRFYLSLEDDLFRLFASEKLIDFMKKSGGDDEGEPIEHTLLTKAIQKAQKRVEEYNFGIRKHLLEYDDVVNRQREVIYSRRLQALTGENLSEEVDDMAGAVSSHILIESIPDDTEAEEWELTRGQVLLGELSGSKIDLSDLFSGEHTAEEARNIAADRILDYYRMKKERIGPELSAELEKRAVLGSIDSMWREHLYGIDHLKSGIGLRAYAQRDPLVEFKKEAFGLFEELLDRIDKLVVRQVLTLWPRSARSDMPENREVSGNAMHPSAVLPNISPGEGRKPQDGGRQSTVVRNQPKVGRNDPCPCGSGKKYKKCCGK
- a CDS encoding YtxH domain-containing protein, whose product is MANNGKGEFWAFIAGVLTGGIVALLYAPARGKETREKVRVTSEDLREKGEEFYSLVREEAEKLIAAGKEKYAEASTLGKEKYDESREKLEESREKLEEAKEKGKKKIEEVIEKLKKEDKKHEKESAK